The genomic segment TGGGACGGCAGCAAGCTGGTGGGCGAGCCCGCCGGCCAGCGCATGACCTACGACCGCTGATGCGCCCGGCACTGATGATCGGGGCGCTGCTGCTGGCCGCGCCCCTGTTTTCTGCACCCCCGGCGCAGGCACAGGATGGCATCGGCAGCCTGATCGACAGCCGCGTGGTGTTTCCGGCCAGCGCGTCGCAGGGCGCGCTGGTGATCGGCAAGGTGCCCGCCCGCAGCCGCGTGCAGTACGCCGGCCGGCAGTTGCGGGTGAGCGGCTATGGCAGCGTGGTGTTCGGTATCGGCCGCGACGAGAAGGGCCCGCTGCGCGTGCAGGTGCAGCGCCCCGATGGTGGCAGCGAGACCGCGACCATCGCGGTGACGCCACGCGACTGGCCCACCGAACGGGTCAACGGCGTGCCGCCGAAGACGGTCAACCCGCCACCGGCGATTGCCGAGCGGATCAAGCGCGAACAGGCGCAGGTGACTGCCGCGCGTGCCCGCGATGACGACCGCACCGACTTCACCCAGACCTTCATCTGGCCGGTGCAGGGCCGCATCAGCGGCCGCTTCGGCAATGCGCGCGTGTACAACGGGCAGCCCGGTGCAGGTCATTCCGGCATGGACATCGCGGTGCCGACCGGCACGCCGGTGAAGGCGCCGGCCGCCGGCATCGTCACCTTCGCC from the Stenotrophomonas maltophilia genome contains:
- a CDS encoding M23 family metallopeptidase, whose amino-acid sequence is MRPALMIGALLLAAPLFSAPPAQAQDGIGSLIDSRVVFPASASQGALVIGKVPARSRVQYAGRQLRVSGYGSVVFGIGRDEKGPLRVQVQRPDGGSETATIAVTPRDWPTERVNGVPPKTVNPPPAIAERIKREQAQVTAARARDDDRTDFTQTFIWPVQGRISGRFGNARVYNGQPGAGHSGMDIAVPTGTPVKAPAAGIVTFAGPDLYLTGGTLLLDHGFGVSSNFLHLSRIDVKVGDRVEQGQVIAAVGATGRATGPHLHWGMNWFDTRIDPLLVLERK